The Pseudomonas sp. MM223 genome segment GCTGACCAGGTCGGCATCGCCATCACCGGGGAAGCGCCGCTCGTTACGCGCCTGGCGCAGGATTTCGTCCATGTCGGCCGGTACCGGGCCGGCAACGTCGCACAGTTGGGCGTAGCGCATGCGCTGCGGCGCCAGGTGTGCCAGATCGCCCAGCGAAGACCGGGAGCGGTTGAAGTGGAAGGCATCCACCAACACGCAGCCATTGCTGCGGTCGGCGTTGGCCACCACGCGCATGGCCTGGCTCAGGTCGCGCACATCGGTCCAGGGCATGAACTCCAGGTGCGGGTAAATGCCGTACCCTGCTGCCAGGTCACACAACGCGGCAAAGCGCTCGGTCAGGCGGGCTTCATCCGGGTCGTTGCCAGCCACCAGCAGTTCTGTACCACCCAGCTCGGCGCCCACCGCCAGAATCGGCTCGAAGTCGGCCACGCAGGTTTCCGGCTTCAGGCGCAGTATTTCCAGGTCGAGCACCTTGATACCCGTGTCGCGCAGGCGCGCCTGGGTTTGCCGGCGCAGGTCGGCGTCGGCCACCAACGGGAAGTGTTGCTCCTGTTCGGTGGCCGGTACCAGGCGCAGGCCAACGTGGCTGTAACCGGCGCGGGCAGCTGCCTCGACCATGTCCGGCGGGGACAGTTCCAGCACCGTCAGGGCGGCGAGGGAGAAAATGCGATCAGTCATTGTTCGTCACCAAAAGTAAGTCAAGGGTGCCTTAGGCAATTTGCTCGGGTGCACAGGCCCGGCCGCTTTGTGCCGCCTGGCGGATGGCTTCGATCAGCGCCAGGGTACGGCCACCGTCGGCAGCATCGATCAGTGGCGCCTGTTCACCCCGGGCAACCCGCACGAAGTGCTGCAACTGCAGGGTCAACGCCTCGCCGTCAGGGATGCTTTCTTCGCTTTGCAGCAGCGGCGTGTGCCAGCCCGACCCCGCCTCGGCGTAGTGCCAGCGCTTGAGCTGGGGAATGCTCAGCGCCCCTTGGGTGCCGGCCAGCAGGTAGCATGGCTGGCCATCCTGGCGCGGGTACATCGGGCTTTCGCCCGAGTCCAGCCCCAGCTCCACGGCGCGGCCACCGCGTCGGAACCCGTCAGGCTGCCCAATGCGCCGTTGGCAAACTGCAACAGCACCGCGGCGCTGTCTTCGTTGGCAAACCCGCGTACATCGTTACGGGTGAACGCCTGCACCTGCACCACCTCGCCGCACAGATGACGCAGCAGATCGAGGTCGTGGATCAGGTTGGTCAGCAAGAAGCCGGCCCCCGGCTCGCGACGCCATGGGGTGTCGAAGTAGCTGTCAGGTTTTTGCAACTGCCACAGTGCGGTGACATTGATCAGCCGGCCCAGCTTGCCATCGGTAATCACCTGGTGCGCCTTGGCAATCAGTGGGTTGTGCCGCCGGTGATGGCCGACCAGCACTGGCACACCGCGGCTGCGCGATGCCTCTACCAACGCACGGACTTCATCAAGGTGCACGCCCACCGGCTTCTCGACCAGCACTGGCACGCCGGCCTCGATGCAATCCAACGCGGTAGCCACATGCAGGTTATTGGGGTTGGCAACGATCACCGCCTCGGGGCGCACACGCTCCAGCATCTGCCGGTGGTCGGCAAAACAGGGCACGCCACATTCGGCGGCAAAAGCCTCGGCCTGCGGGCCGGGGTCGGCCACCGCGCACAGTTGGGCTTGCGGCACATTACGCAAGTGCTGGTAGTGCTGGCGGCCCATGATGCCGGCGCCGATCAAGGCAATACGAAGGGGTGCGTTCAACAGCCTGTCCTCTTGTCATTGTTGTTTTGCCAATTCTGAAACCAGATTCCAGAATCAACAGCCGACAATTTAGAACCTAGTTCAGCTTTTCAGAAGAACCGGCAGAACAGACTGTGCGGTAATCGACCAGTAATGTGCCTTCAGGCAAACAATTCGCTTGCCCGGCTGGCTGCGGACAGCTCTTGCGCCGCTGCCAGCAATAGTGGCGCCAGCTCTGCCAGGCGGCTTTGCGCCATGCGCGCGCTGGGCCCGGCGATGCTCAATACGCCGATCACCTCGTCCGTTTGCGGGCGACGCACCACGGCCGCCAGGGCCGAGGTACCGATGGCCGAGGTTTCCTCCACCCAGGCATAACCCTGCTCGCGGGCGCGGTGCAGGTAGGCGAGCAGCGCGTCAGTGGAACGTGGCGCGTTCGGGCCGAACTGCGCAGGGTCGGCAATACCTTGGCGCAACACCATTTGCAGCGCCTGCTCATCGTCCAGGCTGGCCAGCCAGGCGTGCCCGGAGGCGGTGTAGAACAGTGGCGCATCGCGGCCCATGTCCGGGTCGTAGCGCAGCCCGGAGCGGGCGCCCTGGGACTTGGCGATCCAGGTCTGGCGGGTACCGTCGATCACGCCAAGGCGCACCAGCTCGCCGCTGTCCTGGGCCAGGCGGTCAAGAATCGGCTGGATGATGTCGGCACCGTTGCTGGACAGGTAACGAAACCCAAGGGCCACCAGCTTGGCCGACAACTGGTAGCGGCTATTGTCGCGGTTCTGCCGCACGTAGCCCAACCGCACCAGCTCGGTGAGCATGCGGTGGGCCGCGCTTTTGGGGATGTCCAGGCGCTCGGCCAGGGTTTGCAAGGGCAGCCCCTGGGGTTCGCCGGTAAGGCTTTCTACAAGACTGAAGGCGCGTTCGATCTGACTACCAGCCATGACACAGGTCCCTGAATTTTTTGCGGATTCTAGAAGATGATTCCATATGAGCGGTAGAGGGCGCAGCCAGGACGCCGCGAAATGTCCGGTTATCGCCCAGTAGTTGCCCTGCCAGCCTGCCATGCCCTTGCGGGACGAGGCCCTGCGGATAAAAATATGGAACCTTGTTCTAATAACAAAACAGGAACGCCGCAATGCCTTCTGCTGCTCTCGATACCGAATACGATGTACTGGTCATAGGCTCCGGCGCTGCCGGGCTGGCTGCGGCCGTGACGGCTGCCTGGCATGGGCAGAAGGTGATCGTGCTGGAGAAGGAGCCCGTGTTTGGCGGCGCCACCGCCTGGTCCGGCGGCTGGGCCTGGGTGCCACGCAACCCGTTGGCACAGCGGGCCGGCATTGTGGAGGACATCGAGCAGCCCCGCACCTACCTGCGTAATGAGCTGGGGGCGTATTACAACGCCGAGCGCGTAGATGCCTTCCTCGAAGCCTGCCCGCATATGGTGGCGTTCTTCGAAAAACACACAGCGCTGCAGTTTGCCGACGGCAACGGCATCCCGGACATGCATGGCAATACACCGGGTGCGGCCCAGGGCGGGCACCAGGTGATCGCCGCGCCGTACGACGCCCGCCAGGTTGGCACCTTGCTGCCACGCCTGCGCAAAACCCTGCGTGAAACCTCGTTCATGGGCATGCCGATCATGGCCGGCGCCGACCTTGCTGCCTTCCTCAACATGACCCGCTCGCCCAAGGCCTTGCTGCACGTGTGCAAACGCTTTGGCCGCCACCTGTATCACCTGGCCCGGCATGGCCGGGCAATGCACCTGGTCAACGGTGTGGCGCTGGTGGCGCGCTTGGCCAAGTCGGCACAAGACCTGGGCGTGCACCTGCAGGAATCGGCGCCAGCCAAACGCCTGTTGATCGAAGGGGGCCAGGTACGCGGAGTGCTGGTGGGCACACCGACGGGGGATCGGCAGATCCGCGCCAAGGCCGTGGTACTCGCGGCAGGTGGCTTCCCCAACGACAACGCCCGTCGCCGGCAGCTGTTCCCGCGGGATACCAGCGGCCACGACAACCTGGCCCTGCCGCCGAAGGGCTGCTCCGGTGACGGGCTGCGCCTGGGCGAGTCGGCCGGGGGCGTGGTCGCCACCGACCTTAAATCGCCAGTGGCCTGGGCACCGGTTTCGCAGGTGCCGCACCGCGACGGCAGCGTCGGCCACTTCCCGCACATCATCGAGCGCGGCAAGCCCGGCATCATTGGCGTGCTGGCCAACGGCAAGCGCTTTGTCAACGAGGCGCATGGCTATTACGACTATGTGTCAGCCATGGTTGCGGCGGTGCCGCCGGATGATGAAGTGTGCTCGTGGCTGGTTTGCGACCATCGCTTCCTGCGCCGCTATGGCCTGGGTTATGCCCGCCCGGCACCGCTGCCGGTAGGGCCGCATGTGCGCAACGGCTACCTCAAGCGCGGCGCCACCCTCGAACAACTCGCCCAGGCGTGTGGCATCGACCCGTCCGGGTTACGCGCCACGGTCGATGACTTCAACAGCCACGCCCGTAATGGCCAGGACCCTGCATTCGGCCGCGGCTCCACACCGTTCAACCGCAAGCAGGGCGACCCGCAGCACAAAGGGCCCAACCCTTGTGTAGCACCCATCGAGCATGGCCCGTTCTATGCGGTAAAGGTGAAGCCTGGCTGCTTTGGCACCTTTGCCGGGCTGCGCACCGATGGCAGTGCCCGCGTGCTGGATGAGGCCGGGCAGCCGATCCCTGGGCTGTATGCGGCAGGTACCGACATGGCCAGCGTGTTTGGTGGCTGGTACCCGTCGGGGGGCATCAACCTGGGGCCAGCGCTGACCTTTGGTTATGTGGCCGGGCGGCATATTGCCGGTGTACAAGGGTATGAGTGAGGCACAAACCCCAAGGCGTACTGCAAGGTGTCCAGAAAATGAACACCCGCAAAACCGGCGATTGTTCAAGATGTGAACACCCCCACGCCCCTAACCCCGGTATTTGCTACCCGCACCACCTTGGCATGCCCTCTGCAACAAGCATCCGTGAACACAACAACACACAGGATGCTTTGCGTGAATACCTTACTGCCCAACGAACTCTGGAATGAGCGGCTGTTCACCGGTACCTGGGTACCCGGGGAACTGCCCGCTACCGTCATTACCTCCCCTGGCAATGGCCAGCCACTGGGCACCCTGGCCAATGCCGGTGCCAAGCAGGTTGAGCAAAGTGCCCGAGAGGCCGCCAGGGCCCAGCGCACCTGGTATGCCCTGCCCTACGATGAACGTGCCAGCGTCCTGCGCAAGGCCGCCGCCATCGCCGAGCAATTCCAGGCTGAAATCGCCGATTGGATCGTCCGCGAAAGCGGCTCCACCCAGGCCAAGGCCGGTTTTGAAACCGCCATCACCATCAAGTCGCTGCATGAGGCCTGCGCCCTGCCCTCGCGCAGCCAGGGTGAAGTACTGCCTTCGACCGCCGGCCGCCTGAGCATCGCCCGCCGTCGGCCGCTGGGCGTGATCGGGGTGATTTCGCCGTTCAACTTCCCGCTGTACCTGGCCATGCGTGCCGTTGCCCCGGCACTGGCCACCGGCAATGCGGTGGTGCTCAAGCCCGACCCGCGCACTGCCGTATGCGGCGGCCACGTAATCGCCCGCCTCTTCGAGCTGGCTGGCTTGCCGGCAGGCGTGTTGCATGTGCTGCCGGGCGGCGCAGAGGCCGGTGCGGCGCTGACTGCTTCACCCAGCGTGGCGATGATCCAGTTCACCGGCTCCACCGCCGCAGGCCGCAAGGTGGGAGAAGCCGCCGGCCGCCACCTGAAAAAAGTCTCGCTCGAGCTGGGTGGCAAGAACTCGCTGATTATCCTCGACGATGCCGACCTGGACCTGGCCATCGCCAACGCCACTTGGGGGGTATACCTGCACCAGGGGCAGATCTGCATGTCGACCGGCCGGGTACTGGTGCAAAGGGGCCTCTATGACGCCTTCGTCGAACGCCTGGTGGCCAAGGCACGTAGCCTGACCGTGGGCGACCCGGCCAGCGGCCAGGTGCACCTGGGCCCGCTGATCAACGCGGCCCAGCGTGACAATGCCTTGCGCATCGTCGACGCCGCACGCGCTGCCGGGGCAACACTGGCCACCGGCGGTTCGGCTGACGGGCTGTTCTTCCAGCCGACCGTGCTCAGTGACGTGCAGCGTGACAACCCGGCCTTCCACGAAGAAATCTTCGGCCCGGTGGCGGTGGTGGTGCCGTTCGACAGCGATGAGCAGGCCGTGGAACTGGCCAACGACACGGACTACGGCCTGAGCGCCGCCATCCTGTCGCGCGATACCGGCCGCGCCTTGCGCCTGGGCGAGCAATTGCGCACCGGCCTGCTGCACATCAACGACCAGACCGTCAACGACGAGGTCATCAACCCCTTCGGCGGCGTCGGTGCATCCGGCAACGGCACCAGCATCGGCGGCGCCGCCAACTGGGAAGAGTTCACCCAATGGCAATGGCTGACCCTCAAGGGCGAAGCACCTGCCTACCCCCTGTAACCCCGGAGAACAATAACAATGACAACACCCCTCTTGCGCCCCATCCAGGCTGCCGTAACCCGTGGCAAAGGTGCCCCCTTCGTGCTGGAGCAGGCACGCATTCGAGCGCCACAAGGTGACGAGGTGCTGGTGCGTATCGTTGCCACCGGCATGTGCCACACCGACATGATCGTGCGCGACCAGTATTACCCCGTGCCGCTGCCCGCAGTGCTGGGGCACGAAGGCTCGGGCATCGTCGAGGCCGTAGGCCCGTTGGTGCAGAACCTGGCCGTGGGCGACCACGTGGTGATGACCTACGGCCACTGCGGCCACTGCCTGGCCTGCGATGCCGGCCAGGCCGCCTACTGCCAGGACTTCTTCGGGCGTAATTTCAGTGGTGCAGGCCCCGATGGCCAGCATGCCCTGCAAGACGTGCAAGGCCAGGCCCTGAATGACCATTTCTTTGCCCAGTCGTCGTTTGCCTCCTACGCACTGGGGCGCGAGAACAACACCGTGCGCGTGCCCAAGGAAGCGCCCATCGAGTTGCTTGGCCCGCTGGGCTGCGGCATTCAGACAGGCGCCGGCGCTGTGATCAACTCGCTGAAAGTAACCCCTGGCAGCGCCTTTGCTGCCTTTGGCGGCGGCGCGGTGGGCCTCTCGGCCGTGCTGGCCGCACAAGTGGCAGGGGCTACAACCATCATTGCGGTCGACGTGGTGCCTTCGCGCCTGGCACTGGCCCTGGAGCTGGGCGCCACCCACGTGGTCAACAGCCGCGAGGCCGACCCGGTGGCCGCCATCCGCGAAATCACCGGCGGTGGCGTGCAGTTCGCCCTGGAATCCACCGGGCGCCCGGAGGTGCTGCGCCAGGCTGTGGATGCCCTTGGCAGCCGCGGCGCGCTCGGGGTGGTCGGCGCACCGCCACTGGGCACCACGGCGCAGTTCGACGTCAACGACCTGCTGCTGGGCGGCAAGGTCATCCGCGGCATCGTCGAGGGTGACAGCGTGCCGAAAAAGTTCATCCCCGAGCTGGTCAACCTGTACCTGCAAGGCCGCTTCGCGTTCGACAAGCTGGTGCGTTTCTACGACTTCGAGCAGATCAACCAGGCCGCCGAGGACAGCGAAAAAGGCCTGACCCTCAAACCGATCATCCGCATCCAGAAGTAACCCTCAGGGGGTAGCCCCGTGCTGCCCCCGCCCCATAACAAGAATAAGGGAAACCCTGTCATGACTAAAAACTCCAGCCTTGCCTGGGGCACGCTGGCCTGCGCGCTGGTTTCGGCCAAGGCCCTGGCCGTCGATGTCAATGCCGGCGATTACACCGCGTTGCCGCCGGGCACCAACGTCGCTGCCTGGTACCAGCAATTCAGCCGCGCCGACCGCTTCAACGGCGACGGTGCGCCCGACGCCACGCACGCCACCAGCCTGCGCTCCAACATCAGCATCCTGCGCCTGATCCACTTCACCGAAATCGGCGGTATCACGGTGGACCCGCAAATCCTGCTGCCCTTTGGTCATGTCTACGACGTGAAGGTTGGCGGGCAGTCGCTGGGCAGCAACAGCGGCATGGCCGACCCGATCATCGGTGCCACCTTCTGGTTGGTAAACCAGCCAGGCGTGGGCGCCAGCGGCCGCTACTTCGGGATTACCCCGCTGCTGTACCTGCCGTGGGGCCAATACGACCGCGGCGCCGGAGTGAACCTGGGCGAAAACCGCTGGAAAGGCGACCTGCAACTGGGCTGGGTAGAGCCGCTGTGGGGCCGCTGGTCGATGGAGTGGTATGCCGATGCGGTGTTCTATGGCAGCAACGACAAGGCAGGCAGCGGCAGCCAGACCTTGCGCCAGGACACGACCTACCAGTTGCAAACCAACCTGCGCTATGACTTCAACCCGGCCCAGCGCCTGGCCCTGGGTTTCTCTGCCAGCGAAGGTGGCAAGCAGCACGTGTCGGGCGACTACACCGGGCAGAAGACCGAGGTGCAGCAAGTGCGCCTGGAGTTTCAGCAGATGGTCGGCAACACTGTGCAACTGAGCGGCCAGCTGACCCACGATACCCGTGTGGTCGGCGGTTTCCAGGAGGACACCGGGGTCAACCTGCGGGCGCTGCTGCTGTTCTGACGCCCGGCAGCCTTGACGCGCTGCTGACAGCGGCGCAACGTGCGCAGTCAGTAGCGTGCCGCCAACCCTCACAAGGTGTACCCATGGATCGCCTACAACTCCAGTTGCACAGCGCCCGCCAGCAGTTTGCCGAAGGCCTGCCGTTGCCCGCCGGGCTGCTGCCCGAGCCTATCGAACGCTCGTGGGAACGCTCCAGGGCCGCCGGCCTCAGCCCATGGCAGCCGCGCCTGGCACGCGGGCAGCTGGATGTGCAGGCGCTCACCGATGCCGACACCCAACTGGCCGCCTGCGTGCAGCCAGAACTGGAACGCTTGTGGGAGATGATTGGCGATTCCCACTGGATGCTGTTTTGCGTCAACCCGGAAAACCGCATTGTCCAGACACGCAAGCCGACCGGTATCGACAGCCCCCTGTCGGCCCTGCATGCCGGGCGCCGGGTGAGTGAGGTGGATGTTGGCACCACCGCACCGGCCTGCACGTTGATGGACGGCTTGCCAGCAATCGTTGCCGGCAACCAGCATTACTTGCAGGAGTTTGCCCAGTTTTTCTGTGTCAGTGTGCCGTTGCGTGGGGTGAATGGCGAGCTGCTCGGGGCGCTGGACCTCACCGGTATCGGCACACGCAATGCCGGGGCCATGCTCGAACGCCTGAAGCATGCGGCACTGGCTACCGAGAACAACTTCTTCCTCGGTTTGCCGGACTGCCGCATTCTGGAACTGCAACACGACCCCAGGCTGCTCGGCTCGCCGTTGCAGGCACTACTGGCCGTGCGCGAGGACGGCTCGCTATACGCCGCCAACCGCGCCGCACAACAGCTATTGGGTGTGCACAGCTATCGCCCTGAAGGGCTGACCCTTGAAGACGTGTTCGACCGCCCCAGCCATAGCGGCCTGGACGGTTCACCCCAGCTGCTGGCGTTGGCCGACGGTTCACGCCTGTACGGCAGGCTGCTGGCACGGCCCGAAGCCAAGCCGCGGCCGCTGCGTGCCAGCCGCACCGCACTGGGCAGTGACCGGCGGGTAAACGCTCGCTTCGATGACGCCTGCAAGGCCGTAGCCGGCAACCTGCCGGTGCTGATCACCGGGCCGACCGGTTCCGGCAAGGAGGTGTTCGCCAAGGCGCTGCATGAACACTGTTGCGCCCATGCCCCCTTCGTGGCCATCAACTGTGCCGCCCTGCCCGAGAGCCTGATCGAAGCCGAACTGTTCGGCTACACCGAAGGCAGCTTTACCGGTGCCCGCAAAGGCGGCGCCATGGGCCTGCTGGAGTCGGCCGGGGACGGTATCCTGCTGCTCGACGAAATCGGCGACATGCCGCTGGCCCTGCAAAGCCGGTTGCTCAGGGCACTGCAAGAGCGGCAGGTCACCCGCATTGGCAGCACCACCGCAGTGCCTTTGAAGGCGCACATTATTGCGGCAACCCACAAGGACCTGGGTGCCCTGGTAGCCAGCGGCGGCTTCCGTGAAGACCTGTTCTACCGCCTGGACGGCCTGCGCGTCGCCCTGCCCGCCCTGGAGCAACGGCTGGACAAGCAACAGCTGATCGATGCCTTCTTCCAGCGCCCGGGCTTCCCGCCGCTACAGGCCGAGGCCAGGCGCCGGCTGCAGGCTTATCACTGGCCGGGCAACCTGCGGCAACTGGAGAACGTGGCAAGGCGGGTCGGGGTGTTGGCCGCTGGCGAGCCGTGCATCAATGTGCCGCACCTGCCAGACGAGTTACAGGGCCAGGCGGGCGATGCGCCACACTCGCTTTCAGACGCCACGCAGGATGTCATCGAACGCGCGTTGCTGGCCCATGAAGGCAATGTCAGTGCCGCCGCCAAGGCGCTGGGCATTTCCCGCACCACCTTGTACAAGCGCCTGGGTACACGCTAGTGCTCAGGCCGGGCAGCGCATCTGCGCCAGCCAGTACGGCACATCGACCTCGTCGATTTGCTCGGCGCGCAAGAAACGCTCGGCATACTGGCGGTACACCCCGCTGCTGAGGAACAGCTGCAGCAGTTGCCCGTCGATGTGCCTGTCACGGGCCATGAATACCAGGATTTTCACCGACTCCGACAACGTCTTCGGCGGTTTGTACGGCCGGTCTGCCGCCGTCAGCGCTTCGAAGATGTCAGCAATTGCCATCACGCGCTCGGCAATGCCCAGGTCATGCTCACCCAGCCGGCGCGGGTAACCGCTGCCATCCATTTTCTCATGGTGGTTGCCGGCAATGGCCGGCACCCGTTTCAGCTGACGCGGAAACGGCAGCGAACTGAGCATGATGATGGTCTGCACGATGTGCTCGTTGACCTTGAAGCGTTCCTCGTCATTCAGCGTACCGCGTCGGATCGACAGGTTGTAAAGCTCGCCGTGGTCGCTGGCATGGGCTGGCAGGCGCATGTCGAAACCCCAGTGGTTGCGTGGGTCGTCCTTGGCCACCGGCGGTTTGCGTTCCCCCCAGGGCACGCGGTGCTCAGGCCGGTCTGCCAGCAGTGGTTCGTCTACCGGCAGTGCAGGTTGCGGTGCA includes the following:
- the iolX gene encoding scyllo-inositol 2-dehydrogenase (NAD(+)) (*Name iolX), with the protein product MNAPLRIALIGAGIMGRQHYQHLRNVPQAQLCAVADPGPQAEAFAAECGVPCFADHRQMLERVRPEAVIVANPNNLHVATALDCIEAGVPVLVEKPVGVHLDEVRALVEASRSRGVPVLVGHHRRHNPLIAKAHQVITDGKLGRLINVTALWQLQKPDSYFDTPWRREPGAGFLLTNLIHDLDLLRHLCGEVVQVQAFTRNDVRGFANEDSAAVLLQFANGALGSLTGSDAVAAPWSWGWTRAKARCTRARMASHATCWPAPKGR
- the acoR_4 gene encoding Acetoin catabolism regulatory protein (*Name acoR_4), producing the protein MDRLQLQLHSARQQFAEGLPLPAGLLPEPIERSWERSRAAGLSPWQPRLARGQLDVQALTDADTQLAACVQPELERLWEMIGDSHWMLFCVNPENRIVQTRKPTGIDSPLSALHAGRRVSEVDVGTTAPACTLMDGLPAIVAGNQHYLQEFAQFFCVSVPLRGVNGELLGALDLTGIGTRNAGAMLERLKHAALATENNFFLGLPDCRILELQHDPRLLGSPLQALLAVREDGSLYAANRAAQQLLGVHSYRPEGLTLEDVFDRPSHSGLDGSPQLLALADGSRLYGRLLARPEAKPRPLRASRTALGSDRRVNARFDDACKAVAGNLPVLITGPTGSGKEVFAKALHEHCCAHAPFVAINCAALPESLIEAELFGYTEGSFTGARKGGAMGLLESAGDGILLLDEIGDMPLALQSRLLRALQERQVTRIGSTTAVPLKAHIIAATHKDLGALVASGGFREDLFYRLDGLRVALPALEQRLDKQQLIDAFFQRPGFPPLQAEARRRLQAYHWPGNLRQLENVARRVGVLAAGEPCINVPHLPDELQGQAGDAPHSLSDATQDVIERALLAHEGNVSAAAKALGISRTTLYKRLGTR
- the kstD_3 gene encoding 3-oxosteroid 1-dehydrogenase (*Name kstD_3), whose translation is MPSAALDTEYDVLVIGSGAAGLAAAVTAAWHGQKVIVLEKEPVFGGATAWSGGWAWVPRNPLAQRAGIVEDIEQPRTYLRNELGAYYNAERVDAFLEACPHMVAFFEKHTALQFADGNGIPDMHGNTPGAAQGGHQVIAAPYDARQVGTLLPRLRKTLRETSFMGMPIMAGADLAAFLNMTRSPKALLHVCKRFGRHLYHLARHGRAMHLVNGVALVARLAKSAQDLGVHLQESAPAKRLLIEGGQVRGVLVGTPTGDRQIRAKAVVLAAGGFPNDNARRRQLFPRDTSGHDNLALPPKGCSGDGLRLGESAGGVVATDLKSPVAWAPVSQVPHRDGSVGHFPHIIERGKPGIIGVLANGKRFVNEAHGYYDYVSAMVAAVPPDDEVCSWLVCDHRFLRRYGLGYARPAPLPVGPHVRNGYLKRGATLEQLAQACGIDPSGLRATVDDFNSHARNGQDPAFGRGSTPFNRKQGDPQHKGPNPCVAPIEHGPFYAVKVKPGCFGTFAGLRTDGSARVLDEAGQPIPGLYAAGTDMASVFGGWYPSGGINLGPALTFGYVAGRHIAGVQGYE
- the xylC gene encoding Benzaldehyde dehydrogenase [NAD(+)] (*Name xylC); translation: MNTLLPNELWNERLFTGTWVPGELPATVITSPGNGQPLGTLANAGAKQVEQSAREAARAQRTWYALPYDERASVLRKAAAIAEQFQAEIADWIVRESGSTQAKAGFETAITIKSLHEACALPSRSQGEVLPSTAGRLSIARRRPLGVIGVISPFNFPLYLAMRAVAPALATGNAVVLKPDPRTAVCGGHVIARLFELAGLPAGVLHVLPGGAEAGAALTASPSVAMIQFTGSTAAGRKVGEAAGRHLKKVSLELGGKNSLIILDDADLDLAIANATWGVYLHQGQICMSTGRVLVQRGLYDAFVERLVAKARSLTVGDPASGQVHLGPLINAAQRDNALRIVDAARAAGATLATGGSADGLFFQPTVLSDVQRDNPAFHEEIFGPVAVVVPFDSDEQAVELANDTDYGLSAAILSRDTGRALRLGEQLRTGLLHINDQTVNDEVINPFGGVGASGNGTSIGGAANWEEFTQWQWLTLKGEAPAYPL
- the xylB gene encoding Aryl-alcohol dehydrogenase (*Name xylB) → MTTPLLRPIQAAVTRGKGAPFVLEQARIRAPQGDEVLVRIVATGMCHTDMIVRDQYYPVPLPAVLGHEGSGIVEAVGPLVQNLAVGDHVVMTYGHCGHCLACDAGQAAYCQDFFGRNFSGAGPDGQHALQDVQGQALNDHFFAQSSFASYALGRENNTVRVPKEAPIELLGPLGCGIQTGAGAVINSLKVTPGSAFAAFGGGAVGLSAVLAAQVAGATTIIAVDVVPSRLALALELGATHVVNSREADPVAAIREITGGGVQFALESTGRPEVLRQAVDALGSRGALGVVGAPPLGTTAQFDVNDLLLGGKVIRGIVEGDSVPKKFIPELVNLYLQGRFAFDKLVRFYDFEQINQAAEDSEKGLTLKPIIRIQK
- the iclR gene encoding Transcriptional repressor IclR (*Name iclR); protein product: MAGSQIERAFSLVESLTGEPQGLPLQTLAERLDIPKSAAHRMLTELVRLGYVRQNRDNSRYQLSAKLVALGFRYLSSNGADIIQPILDRLAQDSGELVRLGVIDGTRQTWIAKSQGARSGLRYDPDMGRDAPLFYTASGHAWLASLDDEQALQMVLRQGIADPAQFGPNAPRSTDALLAYLHRAREQGYAWVEETSAIGTSALAAVVRRPQTDEVIGVLSIAGPSARMAQSRLAELAPLLLAAAQELSAASRASELFA